DNA sequence from the Paenibacillus physcomitrellae genome:
CGTAAAACTGTCCGACTACAGCGGTAAATGGCTGGTATTCTTCTTCTATCCACTGGACTTCACATTTGTATGTCCTACGGAAATTACAGCTCTGAGCGAGGCTTACGAGCAATTCAAAGAACTGGACACTGAAATTCTTGGCGTAAGTGTTGACTCTATCCACAGCCACAAAGCTTGGATCAACACTGCTAAAGAAAACAACGGTTTGGGACAATTGAACTTCCCGCTCGCTTCCGACATCACTAAGAAAGTTGCTGAAGACTACGGCGTACTGATCGAAGAAGAAGGCGTTGCACTGCGCGGCTTGTTCATCATCGATCCAGAAGGCGAATTGAAATA
Encoded proteins:
- a CDS encoding peroxiredoxin; amino-acid sequence: MAQRLVGRPAPDFNMETVSGDGKEFGRVKLSDYSGKWLVFFFYPLDFTFVCPTEITALSEAYEQFKELDTEILGVSVDSIHSHKAWINTAKENNGLGQLNFPLASDITKKVAEDYGVLIEEEGVALRGLFIIDPEGELKYQVVNHNDVGRSVEETLRVLQALQSGGLCPMNWKPGDKNLNA